The genomic DNA TAGGTTTCAAAGTACTTCGCTTCGATGTACTGCCGATCTACGTGCATGGTGGTTTTGTGGGCACAACGTGAAAGCTAACCGGGCGGCGGCTAGCGACTTTGATTTCAGATTCCGCCCGCAACCGCCGATCCGGTTGAGCGAGGTGTTACGTCACGGCTTTGGTGTTGGGATCAGGGAGAAAAGACCTCGAATACAGAGGTCCAACCCGCGGCATTAGCAACTGCGGTCGTTTGGACCCGAACAATTGATAACAAGATCACGATACCGCACACATATAGCAAAGTGGTGACCAACGTGAAGAACCTTCGTTGGTCTGCGTATTGCAAGTACTCAGTGCGCGCGGCACGTTCGACCACGGACATTTCCTCGTGACTACTCTCACTAGGGGCATCGCCAATCATCGTGCGTATTTGGCGAGTAAGTTCTTCAACATGCGGTTTGCCCGCACCGGCTTCCGCGGACCTAAGCCAAGCCTGAAGTGAACGCAATCGGTCGGTGCCCAACTCCTCAAGCTCCCGCTGCAGAATATCCTCAGGCATGTCGCTAAATTGGCGAAGTAGTCTGTAGTTCTCGTAACGATCACTTTCCTCAACTCTGCGGCCCAGTCGAGATCGTAGGACAGTGCGTGCAGTCGTAAGCGTGTCGGAGGAAGGGTGCTTTGCATAGTCTTCCTTTTTTGAAAGAACGTATTCGTCCCAAGTCAACTTTCGCAGTTGTTCAGGGGCGGCTAATTGGTAGAGCATGTGCCCCATCACTACAAACAGAGCTGCAAAGAACGCCGACGCAAGTGTCCATGGCAGGAGAGGAGTCTTTAGGGTCCGCTCCGAATAGTCAGCGACGTAACTATTGACGTGGGCAAAGAAGGTGGCGGATGAGGATTCAAGACTCTCGATCAACTTCTTTCTCTTAGAGTCTGCAGGGTCGGCACTTGGGTCATTTTCGGGGATTTCTGCTTTCATGCGGTCGAGCGTCTCGATGAACTCAGTCTCAGAACGCTCCAACAGTGTCGTCGCGTCTCTGACAGCGCGATTATGATGATTCACGACAAGGCGGACGGCCGGCCATGTTCCCGCCAACACAGGTACAATTACGAGCAAGGCGAAAGATGCTCTCGTCAGGATTTGAAGTTCACCCAATGCACGAACCATACGCCAATTTAGTGAATTCAGCATCCTGCGGAGCAGCTCGTCCGCGGCTTCACCTAACGCATTGAGAAAGTCTGACATGACGTGATTATTGTGGTTCTTGTGACATAACGTCCCGGATAACCGGGTGCGAAGAGTTGACTATGTGTACAAGAAACGCGTGTTTGAGCACTCCGCGTTCATCCGGTTGTTATTTGGGCGGTGGGGATACGCCGAGGTGAATTTTTGCCATTTCTTCTGGATGCATGGTATCCATTTCGTCGCCAAGCAGAAACAACGCTTTGACACCATCACGAGCGTTTTGATGGAGATCGTCATATAGCGTTGCAATTGCATCCGGTTCCAAGTCGGATTCTTTTACGTCGCGCGATTTGGAATGGACAAGGGTATTCCTCGCCTTGATGAGCCCCGTGAGTAGCTGAAACGCTTGACGATCTTTGGGAAATTCGTTTCCGGTTACGAGTCGTACAATGACGATCCATTTGCTTTCAGCCTTTAGTTTGTCAACGTGATTGTCTGTGTAAGAACGCCCCAGATTACGTGCTGCGTAATCGTAGATGTAGGCCTCGGCGGCCATACCAGCAAACACGATTGCTGAGACAGCCGAGTCGTGAATGACGTCGGAAAGCTCTGCAAGTTCTGGGCCTGCGTCATCCAGTTCTTCGCGGGTTATGTTTCCGTCTCTCCGCAATTCGACGTCACGCGCCAACGCAGTTTCCATGTTCGCGACATGCGACTGGGCAAGGCGACTGTAGTAGACGGCGTTGCACCATCGCATTCCCGGAATCGCTTGGTCTTCAGTCATAGGTAGCCCAAATAACGGCAGCCGTCACCGGGCACGGAGAGACGACTGTCCACTTGAAAAAAACTGCAAGCCGTGCTCCGTGTGCACGGCATGGTTCCGCACCTTTGTACGCTACGCGCGCACTTCGAGTTGCGCACGCTCCAGCGCTTCGTCTAAGGTTTGATGCACGCCGCCCGATCCGTAAAGATCAAACATTAAGCGAGCCCTGGGAATCGCATCGGCGTTGACAAAGAAACCGCCGTTGCCATCAACCTCAGGCATTGGAAGCAAGTATCGGCCACCATCAACTAGAACCGACCGTGATTCGTCAACGATGACGCCGCGATAGCGTACGCAAGTAAGACGTGCCGTAGCAGTGGGGGCGGGAAAGTTCTGGACCCATGGTTCATCGAAAGAATCGCCATCGCTTGCACCAAAAACGAGCGTTATGTCAACGTCTGGCTTGTATACAGCTACGTAATGGTGACTGATCGGTCTCAAGTATGGACCGTCGGTATCCGTGCCGTATTCCCAACCGTGAGTCGTATGGGTTTCCATTTTGTGCCAATCGTCGGAGTGCGATGCTGACACGATGTTGAGAATTTCGTCGAGTGTCATTTGTGTTGTACGCTCAAGGTAGATTTCAGTAGCGGAACTATGTTTCTCACCGGTCGGCCCGGTTGAGAATAGGTTTTACGGGCTTATTCTCGCCGGTTACCCCCCCGTTTGCAACTCCTGGGCGCACTGGTGGTGCCGCCGCCCACTAGCACAAGCTTTTTCATGGCGTTGGGTCGATTCTCCCGCCGCCCCTCCCGCTTCGGACCTGCTGGGAAATTCCCCGGCCCCGAATCGACCGGGTAGGATTCTTTGCGTTGAAACATCGCTTATCGGGGGATACGGATGCCGGAATTTGTTCTGTCGCTGCGCCAACTTGTCGCTTCGGGAACGTCGATCGAATCTGCAGCTGCTTCAGTTGGAGTAAGTAAATCGACCGCCCATCGAATGCTCCAGCTTTGGGGCATGGGGGGCAAGAAACGTCGCCTGAATCGGCGTCTTTCCGACGAGCAACGTCAGAAGATCGGCGAGCTGCTGTCGATCGGCCTTTCGCATCGGGAAGTCTCGCGCCGAGTGGCGTGTGATCACCGGACCGTGGCTCGATACAGCGATGTCGTCTCGTATTCATTTTGCCGACCGCGTCGCTGTTGCTCATGCGGCTATCGCGTTACCACCTCGGAATGTCTCGTATGCTTGGCACGTGTCGCGTAGCTGGATTTGGCGTCTGTCTGATTTTGTTGTGTCTGCCCGGATGCAACGGAGCACTCGAACCAGTTCCCGCTACGCAACCTGTGCCACCGCCGGCGGCGGAGATCCCGGTCGCTAACCTTCCCGTCGATCTGCGGGAATGGAACTGGACCAATCGCCTCGGCATCGGTTCGTGTGCCCACGCGTCGTTTGTCTACCACCTGCGTTGGCAGAACCAATTAGAGTTGGCCGAGCGATGGCGGGCCACGCATTCGGGGGGCGAATCGGCAACATCAATGCAGCGAGCCGTCCGAGCGGAGGGGCTGCCATTTAACGCGACGACAACCGCGGATCCCGCATTCCTCGACTGGGCAAGCCGCACCCGTCGCGGTGCGATCATCTGGTTCTTCAAGGATCACGCCGTTCACTTCTGCGGCTGGGCGACGGTGGACGGAATCGAGTACGCGATCCTCTGCGACAACAACCGCATCGAACGCTACCTCCGCGTGGAACGATCCGAGTTTCTGCGGCGCTGGAAACAATACGACGGGTTCGCGCTCAGTACCACATTCTCGCCGGTACCGCCTACCCTATTCCCTGCTTTTGAAAGTGTCTGATGCACCCCAAACGCAATTTGTTCTGTCTCTGCTTTTTGCTTGTCGCCGCGTTGGTGCCGGTGATGAGCGGATGCGATGCCCAACAGCCGCTCCAGCATCACCAGCAACAGCCCGGTTGGAACGTCGATGTAAACGGAGCGGGTTGGAACGTGGATATCAACGGCCCATTGCCGCAAACGAAACCCATGCTTTCCAAACGTCAGGCCGGGGCCCGGGGGCTGATCACTTCTTCAAGCGGGAGCGGCTGAGGAGATGGTAACCCGACGCGTAAGCGAGGAATTCACGCGGAGCCTCGTTTGCGCGTCGGGTTATCGAGAGTGCCTGTACCTGGGCACGGATTAGCCCTGGTAGAGAGCGGATCGGATTCAAGCAGGGCACGCTTGCTTCTGCTTCGAAGACGCGCGATCTTGTCCCAGTCGGTCGAGGCCAATAAAAAACACCGCCTAAAACTTCATGTTTCAGGCGGTGTTTTTAAAAAAGCGGAGGACACGGGATTCTAAAATCTGCTCGCCGTAAGTGATTGCCAAACAAGCACTTGCAGCCGCAAGGTGTTCTGTGTCAATGACTTACGGTTTTCGTTTGTTGTCAGCTGTAGTCACGTGTTCTCACCCGTAGGCAGGTTCTATGGCACAGTGTGCCAAGATTGGATTGCCGGGTCTCATTGAGTGAGACTGTGATGAGTGACTACATAAACCCGGCCCTTCGACCGCGACGCGGATCGACATTGAAGGTGCTAACCATTGAACGAATTAGTACCGAGCACCAAGACGAACGAGCCCTCGATGATCAACGGGCAAAGTCGAAACGCCTCGTTACCGACCAGTTCGATGGCAAGATTGACTGGAAGAGTATTTCAAGCCGCGGTAGCGGCGAGGTCATCGACCGCGACTCTTACCGCGAGATGGAGGATTTGATCGATACGGGTTGGCCCGATTTGATCGTCGTTGAAGACCTTGGGCGAATTTGCCGTCGGCTTGACGCTCTTCGAATTTGCGAACTCTGTGAAGACTTCGAAACCAGGTTGATCGCCATCAACGACCACGTCGATACGTTCAAGTCTGATTGGAAGACGTCCGCGATGTTTTCCACGCTGCACCACGAGCGGCATAACCAGGATACTTCCGATCGAATCAAGCGGACTTTTCGCAATCGATTCTCGGAAGGCTCGATTTTGGTTGTCTTGCCCTACGGTTATGTTCGTGCTGAAGGAGCCAAGAACGACAACGACCTTTCGAAAGACCCGGATGCAGAGAAGGTTTACAACCGTTGGTTCGAGATGCTTGACGATGGCGCCTCGTATTCTGAAATCGCTGATTGGCTCAACGACCAGCGGGTCCCAACGGGGCCTGGGTGCCGCCTAGAAACTTGGTCACCCGCTATGGTTTCACGCATCACTCATAATACGCT from Rosistilla carotiformis includes the following:
- a CDS encoding helix-turn-helix domain-containing protein, whose protein sequence is MGGKKRRLNRRLSDEQRQKIGELLSIGLSHREVSRRVACDHRTVARYSDVVSYSFCRPRRCCSCGYRVTTSECLVCLARVA